A single window of Hymenobacter sp. APR13 DNA harbors:
- a CDS encoding TonB-dependent receptor domain-containing protein, whose protein sequence is MKKSFLFLVLTSAGHLAWAQMPQGAPAGGRPPGAGRPAAAGQPAGQPGTPAAQGTGRVTGTVTDAATRQPVPYATVVLLNPAGKAVDGSSADDNGKFSIPRVAAGTYTVQISFIGYKNVERTGVVITEDGNTVALGAITLESAAQKLGEVVVEGQRSLVEEKVDRTVYNAEKDETTRGGDATDVLKRVPSLSVDLDGNVSLRGSQNIRVLINNRPSTISANSIADALKQIPADQIKTVEVITSPSAKYDAEGSGGIINIVTKQNNLQGFTLDLRSSIGLRSSDLGLNASYRVGKMGFSLGGGGRGQYNTPGSFRNVQRTYALTDARPLTGTTTQEADTRQENLFGRYSLGWDYDINKYNFLSASVQLGVRNGNNYQDGLLRNTVRPGLSQPIIDRRDTRVLDRSNTLDATLNYTRTFETPQREFSVLGQYSRNNRTNDFSNDVLEGLSAGDKLLNQNDSYNQEVTLQADYQTPLSKTQLLEFGAKDIMRKVNSDYESLRNGQRDDRVGNSNEFTYNQNVAAAYTSYTVGFLKNYTLKAGARYEYTTINADFRTAEAPNIPSYGVLVPSVNLSRKLASGNTLKAAYNRRIQRPSLQFLNPNRQAANPLNVSQGNPLLDPEKTNNYELGYSTFIKQTSLTFSAFVRNTTGSIQPVRDVRGDTIITNYQNIGQENAYGGSIFANVNLNNKLTLNGGTDFYYTVLDNNQSNKFFAASNEGFVISGRLGGTYNFTKGWGLQAFSFYRGRQVQLQGFQGGFGVYSLGVKKDFAEKKGSIGFGADNFFNPRIKIRNELSSYTLEQNSVNDLRRLGFRMNLSYRIGKLSMAQPRRKRSVNNDDLKDGGDGGNGAGATPTQGPSGGRP, encoded by the coding sequence ATGAAAAAATCTTTCCTCTTCCTGGTTCTCACCAGCGCCGGCCACTTGGCGTGGGCGCAAATGCCGCAGGGCGCACCGGCCGGTGGCCGTCCGCCCGGGGCTGGCCGTCCGGCCGCTGCCGGCCAGCCGGCTGGCCAGCCAGGAACTCCTGCTGCCCAGGGCACCGGCCGCGTGACGGGCACCGTCACGGATGCCGCCACCAGGCAGCCCGTGCCCTACGCCACGGTGGTGCTGCTCAACCCGGCCGGCAAGGCCGTAGACGGCTCCTCGGCCGACGACAACGGCAAGTTTTCGATTCCGCGCGTGGCGGCCGGCACCTACACCGTACAGATCAGCTTTATCGGCTACAAGAACGTGGAGCGCACCGGCGTGGTGATTACCGAGGACGGCAACACTGTGGCTTTGGGCGCCATTACGCTGGAATCGGCGGCGCAGAAGCTGGGCGAAGTGGTGGTGGAAGGCCAGCGCAGCCTGGTGGAGGAGAAGGTGGACCGCACCGTATATAACGCCGAAAAGGACGAAACTACCCGCGGCGGCGACGCCACCGACGTGCTCAAGCGCGTGCCCAGCCTCTCCGTCGACCTCGACGGCAACGTGAGTCTGCGCGGCAGCCAGAACATCCGGGTGCTCATCAACAACCGCCCCAGCACCATCTCGGCCAACAGCATTGCCGACGCGCTGAAGCAGATTCCGGCCGACCAGATCAAGACTGTGGAGGTGATTACCTCGCCCTCGGCCAAGTACGACGCCGAGGGTTCGGGCGGCATCATCAACATCGTGACCAAGCAGAACAACCTGCAGGGCTTCACGCTGGATTTGCGTAGCAGCATCGGCTTGCGCAGCTCCGACTTGGGTTTGAACGCCTCGTACCGGGTGGGCAAGATGGGCTTCTCGTTGGGTGGCGGCGGCCGCGGCCAGTACAACACGCCCGGCAGCTTCCGCAACGTGCAGCGCACCTACGCCCTCACCGATGCCCGCCCGCTCACCGGCACCACCACGCAAGAGGCCGACACGCGCCAGGAAAACCTGTTCGGGCGCTACTCGCTGGGCTGGGACTACGACATCAACAAGTACAACTTCCTGTCGGCCTCGGTGCAACTGGGCGTGCGCAACGGCAACAACTACCAGGACGGCCTGCTGCGCAACACCGTGCGGCCCGGCCTCAGCCAGCCCATCATCGACAGGCGCGACACGCGGGTGCTGGACCGCTCCAATACGCTGGACGCCACCCTCAACTACACCCGCACCTTCGAGACGCCGCAGCGCGAATTCAGTGTGCTGGGCCAGTACAGCCGCAACAACCGCACAAACGACTTCAGCAATGACGTGCTGGAGGGCCTGAGCGCCGGCGACAAGCTGCTCAACCAAAACGACAGCTACAACCAGGAAGTAACGCTGCAGGCCGACTACCAGACGCCGCTCAGCAAAACCCAGCTGCTGGAGTTCGGGGCCAAGGACATCATGCGCAAAGTAAACAGCGACTACGAGTCGCTGCGCAACGGCCAGCGCGACGACCGGGTGGGCAACTCCAACGAGTTTACCTACAACCAGAACGTTGCTGCCGCCTACACCTCCTACACGGTCGGCTTCCTGAAGAACTACACCCTGAAGGCCGGCGCCCGCTACGAGTACACCACCATCAACGCCGACTTCCGCACGGCTGAGGCACCCAACATTCCGTCGTATGGCGTGCTGGTGCCCAGCGTGAACCTGTCGCGCAAGCTGGCCAGCGGCAACACCCTTAAGGCGGCCTACAACCGCCGGATTCAGCGGCCGTCGTTGCAGTTTCTGAACCCCAACCGGCAGGCTGCCAACCCACTCAACGTGAGCCAGGGCAACCCGCTGCTGGACCCCGAGAAAACCAACAACTACGAGCTGGGCTACAGCACCTTCATCAAGCAGACTTCGCTCACGTTCTCGGCCTTTGTGCGCAACACCACCGGCTCCATCCAGCCGGTGCGGGACGTGCGCGGCGACACCATCATCACCAACTACCAGAACATCGGGCAGGAAAACGCCTACGGCGGCAGCATCTTCGCCAACGTCAACCTCAACAACAAGCTGACGCTGAACGGCGGCACCGACTTTTACTACACCGTGCTCGACAACAACCAAAGCAACAAGTTCTTTGCGGCCAGCAACGAAGGCTTCGTAATCAGCGGCCGCCTGGGTGGTACCTACAACTTCACGAAAGGGTGGGGGCTACAGGCTTTCAGCTTCTACCGCGGCCGGCAGGTGCAGCTCCAGGGTTTCCAGGGCGGTTTCGGGGTGTACAGCCTCGGGGTGAAGAAGGACTTTGCTGAGAAGAAGGGCAGCATTGGCTTCGGCGCCGACAACTTCTTCAACCCCCGAATCAAGATTCGCAACGAGCTCAGCTCCTACACGCTGGAGCAAAACAGCGTCAACGACCTGCGCCGCCTGGGCTTCCGTATGAACCTGAGCTACCGCATCGGCAAGCTGAGCATGGCCCAGCCCAGGCGCAAGCGCTCCGTCAACAACGACGACCTGAAAGACGGCGGCGACGGGGGCAACGGCGCCGGCGCCACGCCCACCCAGGGCCCCAGCGGCGGCCGCCCTTAA
- a CDS encoding competence/damage-inducible protein A, whose protein sequence is MPQLPDVEIMTIGDELLYGQVIDTNSAFMGQELAKIGLRVRQISSVSDRADEIVAALDQARQRAQVVLITGGLGPTKDDLTKHVLARYFGSELVLHEPTLAHVEDIFRRFKRPMLDVNRQQALVPANCEVVFNAVGTAPGMWFEDQGTVFVSMPGVPHEMKYLMTEGVLPRLQERFQVKPIEHIVVQTVGLGESFLAEQIVDWEAALPANFKLAYLPYLGGVRLRLTGSDDGQPHLRQRMEALLPELRTRLGEHLFAEGEIKLEEAVGQLLLARGLTLGTAESCTGGLLAHKITSIPGSSAYFRGSIVAYHNDIKTRELGVLPATLAAFGAVSEETVREMAEGARARLGVDVALATSGIAGPDGGRPDKPVGTICIAYADARGTVSRKFTFNRGRQLNVEYTVTMALNLLRQNLPAAE, encoded by the coding sequence ATGCCCCAGCTTCCCGACGTTGAAATCATGACCATTGGCGACGAACTGCTCTACGGACAGGTTATCGACACCAATTCGGCCTTTATGGGCCAGGAGCTCGCCAAAATCGGGCTGCGGGTGCGGCAGATTTCCAGCGTCTCCGACCGCGCCGACGAAATCGTGGCCGCGCTCGACCAGGCCCGGCAGCGCGCGCAAGTGGTGCTCATCACCGGCGGCCTCGGTCCCACCAAAGACGACCTCACCAAACACGTGCTGGCCCGCTACTTCGGCAGCGAGCTGGTGCTGCACGAGCCTACCCTGGCTCACGTGGAGGATATTTTCCGGCGCTTCAAGCGGCCGATGCTGGACGTGAACCGGCAGCAGGCCCTGGTGCCGGCCAACTGCGAAGTGGTGTTCAATGCCGTGGGCACCGCGCCCGGTATGTGGTTCGAGGACCAGGGCACCGTGTTTGTGAGTATGCCCGGCGTGCCCCACGAAATGAAGTACCTGATGACCGAAGGCGTGCTGCCGCGCCTGCAGGAGCGCTTCCAGGTGAAGCCCATCGAGCACATTGTGGTGCAGACCGTGGGTTTGGGCGAGTCATTTCTGGCCGAGCAGATTGTTGACTGGGAAGCCGCGCTGCCCGCCAACTTCAAGCTGGCCTACCTGCCCTACCTGGGCGGCGTGCGCCTGCGCCTCACCGGCTCCGACGACGGCCAGCCCCACCTGCGCCAGCGCATGGAGGCCCTGCTACCCGAGCTGCGCACCCGCCTCGGTGAACACCTGTTTGCCGAAGGCGAAATCAAGCTGGAGGAAGCCGTGGGGCAGCTGCTGCTGGCGCGGGGCCTCACACTGGGTACCGCCGAAAGCTGCACGGGCGGTTTGCTGGCCCACAAAATCACGAGCATTCCCGGCAGCTCGGCCTATTTCCGGGGCAGCATCGTGGCCTACCACAACGACATCAAGACGCGGGAGCTGGGCGTGCTGCCCGCCACGCTGGCCGCTTTCGGGGCCGTGAGCGAGGAAACCGTGCGCGAGATGGCAGAAGGCGCCCGCGCCCGGCTCGGCGTGGACGTGGCCCTAGCCACCAGCGGCATTGCCGGCCCCGACGGCGGCAGGCCCGACAAGCCGGTGGGCACCATCTGCATTGCGTATGCCGATGCGCGCGGCACGGTCAGCCGCAAGTTCACCTTCAACCGGGGGCGGCAGCTGAATGTGGAGTATACCGTGACCATGGCCCTGAACCTGCTGCGCCAAAACCTGCCCGCCGCCGAATAA
- a CDS encoding S9 family peptidase: MKHLLLAVAGALALTTAAYAQTSPSMPKPPVAALKPKELKSPFGTRLDNYYWLNERENPEVISYLNAENAYTEQQMAPVKGLEEKLFQEIKGRIKEQDESVPYRDNGYYYYTRFEAGAEYPIYCRKKGSLSAKEEILLNANELGKGKAYYQIGGFEVSDDNQVLAYSEDVVSRRLYTLRFRNLQTGQLYPEQIPNTSGNAVWAADNKTVFYTRKAPTTLLDYQLYRHTLGTDPSKDQLVYEEKDNTFRIGVHRSKSRQYVFLTIGSTMSSEVRYVEAGKPTAALQVFLPREADHLYEVEHFGNDFYVLSNAGAPNFRLLKTPVKNTAKSAWQEVIAHRPDVFLENMELFKDYLVLGERKEGLLQLRVIRWKDKQEHYLNFGEPTYTAAISINPEFDTPVLRYGYSSLTTPNSTFDYDMNARSKKLLKEQTVLGSFKKEDYVTERVYATATDGTEIPMSIVYKKGFKKDGSAPLLQYAYGSYGYSMDATFSAARLSLLDRGFAYVICHIRGGQEMGRQWYENGKKLKKKNTFTDFTDCSKFLIDQKFTSADKLFAMGGSAGGLLMGAVVNNHPEYYKGVVAAVPFVDVVTTMLDESIPLTTGEYDEWGNPNQKEFYDYMLSYSPYDQVKAQAYPNMLVTTGLHDSQVQYFEPAKWVAKLRTVKTDQNLLLLHTDMAAGHGGASGRFKSIHDTARQFAFMLLLLGVKA, encoded by the coding sequence ATGAAACACCTGTTACTCGCCGTGGCCGGCGCCCTGGCCCTCACTACGGCGGCATACGCCCAAACTTCGCCATCCATGCCCAAACCTCCCGTTGCGGCTCTCAAGCCCAAAGAACTCAAGTCGCCCTTCGGCACCCGCCTCGACAATTACTACTGGCTCAATGAGCGCGAGAACCCCGAGGTAATCAGCTACCTGAACGCCGAAAATGCCTATACCGAGCAGCAGATGGCCCCGGTGAAAGGGCTGGAGGAAAAGCTGTTTCAGGAAATCAAGGGCCGCATCAAGGAGCAGGACGAGTCGGTGCCGTACCGCGACAATGGGTACTACTACTACACCCGCTTCGAGGCCGGGGCCGAGTACCCGATTTACTGCCGCAAAAAGGGCAGCCTGAGCGCCAAGGAGGAAATTCTGCTCAACGCCAACGAACTGGGCAAGGGCAAGGCCTACTACCAGATTGGCGGCTTCGAGGTGAGCGACGACAACCAGGTGCTGGCCTACTCCGAGGACGTGGTGAGCCGCCGCCTCTACACGCTGCGCTTCCGCAACCTGCAAACCGGCCAGCTCTACCCCGAGCAGATTCCGAACACCAGCGGCAACGCCGTGTGGGCCGCCGACAACAAAACCGTTTTCTACACCCGCAAGGCCCCCACCACGCTGCTGGACTACCAACTCTACCGCCACACCCTGGGCACCGACCCCAGCAAGGACCAGCTGGTGTACGAGGAGAAGGACAACACTTTCCGCATCGGAGTGCACCGCTCCAAGTCGCGGCAGTACGTGTTCCTGACCATTGGCAGCACCATGTCGTCGGAGGTGCGGTACGTGGAGGCTGGCAAGCCCACGGCGGCGCTGCAGGTGTTTCTGCCGCGCGAGGCCGACCACCTGTACGAGGTGGAGCACTTCGGTAACGACTTCTATGTGCTGTCCAACGCCGGGGCGCCCAACTTCCGGCTGCTGAAAACGCCGGTGAAGAACACCGCCAAATCGGCCTGGCAGGAGGTTATTGCCCACCGCCCCGACGTGTTCCTGGAAAACATGGAGTTGTTCAAGGACTACCTAGTGCTGGGCGAGCGGAAGGAAGGCCTGCTGCAGCTGCGCGTGATTCGGTGGAAGGACAAGCAGGAGCACTACCTCAACTTCGGGGAGCCCACCTACACGGCCGCCATCAGCATCAACCCCGAGTTTGATACGCCCGTGCTGCGCTACGGCTACTCCTCGCTCACCACGCCCAACTCCACCTTCGACTACGACATGAACGCCCGCAGCAAGAAGCTGCTGAAAGAGCAAACCGTGCTCGGAAGCTTCAAGAAGGAGGACTACGTGACCGAGCGGGTGTACGCCACCGCCACCGACGGCACCGAAATCCCGATGTCCATCGTGTACAAGAAGGGCTTCAAAAAGGATGGTTCGGCCCCGCTGCTGCAGTACGCCTACGGCTCCTACGGCTACTCCATGGACGCCACCTTCAGCGCCGCCCGCCTGAGTTTGCTGGATCGAGGCTTTGCCTACGTCATCTGCCACATTCGGGGCGGGCAGGAAATGGGTCGGCAGTGGTACGAGAACGGCAAGAAGCTCAAGAAGAAAAATACCTTCACCGACTTCACCGACTGCTCCAAATTCCTCATCGACCAGAAATTCACCTCCGCTGATAAGCTGTTTGCCATGGGCGGCTCGGCCGGCGGCCTGCTGATGGGCGCGGTGGTGAACAACCACCCCGAGTACTACAAGGGCGTAGTGGCCGCCGTGCCTTTCGTAGACGTGGTGACCACCATGCTCGACGAAAGCATTCCGCTGACCACCGGCGAGTACGACGAGTGGGGCAACCCCAACCAGAAGGAGTTCTATGACTACATGCTCTCCTACTCGCCCTACGACCAGGTGAAGGCCCAGGCCTACCCGAACATGCTCGTGACCACCGGCCTTCACGACTCGCAGGTGCAGTACTTCGAGCCCGCCAAGTGGGTAGCCAAGCTGCGCACCGTGAAAACCGACCAGAACCTGCTGCTGCTGCACACCGACATGGCCGCCGGCCACGGCGGGGCCTCGGGCCGCTTCAAATCCATCCACGACACAGCCCGGCAATTCGCCTTCATGCTGCTACTGCTAGGCGTGAAGGCATAA
- a CDS encoding ATP-binding cassette domain-containing protein, producing the protein MIQIEATALSKRYAREWIFRNLTHTFRPGTATAVLGPNGAGKSTLLNTLSGQLLPTAGTLSYSQQGRPVPVEELPPLLAYAAPYLELIEELTLLELLQFHTRFKPLRPGLTPKQLIELMYLEKSSHKLVRDFSSGMKQRLKLALALYADTPLLLLDEPTTNLDRAGVAWYLEHVQATLAGRTVLVSSNVPEEYSFCTEQLLITDFGAQAAR; encoded by the coding sequence ATGATACAGATTGAAGCAACCGCACTCAGCAAGCGCTACGCCCGCGAATGGATTTTCCGGAACCTGACGCACACCTTCCGGCCGGGCACGGCCACGGCGGTGCTGGGTCCCAACGGCGCGGGCAAGAGCACGCTGCTGAATACGCTGTCGGGGCAGCTGCTGCCCACGGCCGGCACGCTTAGCTACAGCCAACAGGGCCGCCCGGTGCCGGTGGAGGAGCTGCCGCCGCTGCTGGCCTACGCCGCGCCCTATCTGGAGCTGATTGAGGAGCTGACGCTGCTGGAGCTCCTGCAGTTTCACACCCGCTTCAAGCCGCTGCGGCCGGGCCTCACGCCAAAGCAGCTCATCGAGTTGATGTACCTGGAAAAGAGCAGCCACAAGCTGGTGCGCGACTTTTCCTCGGGCATGAAGCAGCGCCTCAAGCTGGCCCTGGCCCTCTACGCCGACACGCCCCTGCTCCTACTCGACGAGCCCACCACCAACCTCGACCGCGCCGGCGTGGCTTGGTATCTGGAGCACGTGCAGGCCACCCTAGCGGGCCGCACGGTGCTGGTATCATCAAACGTGCCCGAGGAGTACAGCTTCTGCACCGAGCAGCTGCTGATTACGGATTTCGGGGCGCAGGCGGCCCGGTAA
- a CDS encoding DUF4197 domain-containing protein: MNYRRFLVLPLLLAGLQLSASAQVFTLPKIGNIKLPLPTRGAGTTTTTTRSTGGLTSTEAANGLKEALVQGISKGTDQASQTDGFYLNRLIRIPFPPDAQRVANTLRTIGLGSQVDKFELSLNRGAEDAAKSAKPIFLAAIKSLTFSDVWNILTGEKNAATQYLQRTTSAQLSNAFKPIIQQSLSKVGATRYYTDLTTRYNQIPLVKPVQTDLNQYATDRAIGGLFTLVAQEEANIRENPVARTTELLRRVFGRKG, translated from the coding sequence ATGAACTACCGCCGTTTTCTTGTGTTGCCGCTGCTGCTAGCCGGCCTGCAGCTGAGTGCCTCCGCCCAGGTGTTCACGCTCCCGAAAATCGGGAACATCAAGCTGCCGCTGCCCACCAGAGGCGCGGGCACCACCACCACCACCACGCGCAGCACCGGCGGCCTCACCAGCACCGAAGCCGCCAACGGCCTAAAGGAAGCTTTGGTGCAGGGCATCAGCAAAGGCACCGACCAGGCCTCCCAAACCGACGGCTTCTACCTCAACCGGCTGATTCGGATTCCGTTTCCGCCCGACGCCCAGCGCGTGGCCAACACGCTACGCACCATCGGGCTGGGCAGTCAGGTGGATAAGTTTGAGCTGTCGTTGAACCGCGGGGCCGAGGATGCGGCCAAAAGTGCCAAGCCCATCTTCCTGGCGGCCATCAAAAGCCTCACGTTTTCGGATGTCTGGAACATCCTGACCGGCGAGAAAAACGCGGCCACGCAGTACCTGCAGCGCACTACCAGCGCGCAGCTCAGCAACGCCTTCAAACCCATCATTCAGCAGAGCCTCAGTAAAGTGGGCGCTACCCGCTACTACACCGACCTCACCACCCGCTACAACCAGATTCCGCTGGTGAAGCCCGTGCAGACCGACCTCAACCAGTACGCCACCGACCGCGCCATTGGCGGTCTGTTCACGCTGGTAGCGCAGGAAGAAGCCAACATCCGCGAAAACCCGGTGGCCCGCACCACTGAGCTGCTGCGCCGTGTGTTCGGCCGCAAAGGCTGA
- a CDS encoding dihydrolipoamide acetyltransferase family protein translates to MARVEMTMPKMGESIMEGTVLKWLKQVGDTIEQDESVLEVATDKVDTEVPAIHAGVLQEILVQEGQVVAVGAPIAIVETDAASAGASAAPTATPAAAPSDNGAAEKPAVPYLPEAGDPQANPAQAVAAAQPQTGRFYSPLVLSIAREEGISMADLEYLPGTGSEGRVTKKDILDYVAGGKKPLGQAAAAPAPAAAPVAAAPAPAPVAAPAPAAEVKPTTPPAPQSTAKAVPSISGGQELLEMDRMRKMIAQRMVDSKRISPHVTSFVEADVTDIVNWRNKNKDAYKKREGENLTFTPIFIQAIARAIQDFPMINVSIDGDYIIKKRDINVGVAVALPSGNLIVPVIHNADQLNLNGLSKKVNDLANRARANKLKPEDLEGGTYTVSNVGSFGNVMGTPIIMQPQVAIMAVGAIKKKPAVIETPQGDLIGVRHFMFLSHSYDHRVVDGSLGGMFVRKVADYLEQFDPNTAI, encoded by the coding sequence ATGGCACGAGTGGAAATGACGATGCCCAAGATGGGCGAATCCATCATGGAAGGCACCGTCCTGAAGTGGCTCAAACAAGTCGGCGACACTATTGAGCAGGACGAATCGGTGCTCGAAGTGGCCACCGATAAAGTAGATACCGAAGTACCGGCCATCCACGCCGGGGTGCTGCAGGAAATTCTGGTGCAGGAAGGCCAGGTGGTAGCCGTGGGCGCGCCCATTGCCATTGTCGAAACCGATGCCGCCAGCGCCGGCGCTTCCGCCGCCCCAACTGCCACACCCGCCGCTGCTCCATCCGACAACGGTGCTGCCGAAAAGCCCGCCGTACCGTACCTGCCCGAAGCCGGCGACCCGCAGGCCAACCCGGCCCAGGCCGTAGCTGCCGCCCAGCCCCAGACCGGCCGCTTCTACTCGCCGCTGGTGCTGAGCATCGCCCGCGAAGAAGGCATTTCGATGGCTGACCTGGAGTACCTGCCCGGCACCGGCAGCGAAGGCCGCGTCACCAAAAAAGACATTCTCGACTACGTAGCCGGCGGCAAGAAGCCGCTCGGCCAGGCTGCTGCTGCTCCGGCTCCTGCTGCCGCGCCAGTGGCCGCTGCTCCGGCACCTGCACCAGTTGCTGCCCCAGCTCCGGCTGCCGAAGTGAAACCCACCACTCCACCAGCCCCACAATCCACCGCCAAGGCCGTTCCGTCCATCAGCGGCGGTCAGGAATTGCTGGAAATGGACCGTATGCGCAAGATGATTGCCCAGCGCATGGTGGACAGCAAGCGGATTTCTCCCCACGTTACTTCCTTCGTGGAAGCCGACGTGACCGACATCGTGAACTGGCGCAACAAGAACAAGGACGCCTACAAGAAGCGCGAAGGCGAAAACCTCACCTTCACGCCCATCTTCATCCAGGCCATTGCCCGCGCCATCCAGGATTTCCCGATGATTAACGTCTCCATCGACGGCGACTACATCATCAAGAAGCGCGACATCAACGTGGGTGTGGCCGTGGCCCTGCCGTCCGGCAACCTCATCGTGCCCGTGATTCACAACGCCGACCAGTTGAACCTGAACGGCCTGAGCAAGAAGGTAAACGACCTGGCCAACCGGGCCCGGGCCAACAAGCTCAAGCCCGAAGACCTGGAAGGCGGCACCTACACCGTGAGCAACGTGGGTTCGTTCGGCAACGTGATGGGCACGCCCATCATCATGCAGCCGCAGGTGGCCATCATGGCCGTGGGCGCCATCAAGAAGAAGCCCGCCGTTATCGAAACGCCGCAGGGTGATTTGATTGGCGTACGCCACTTCATGTTCTTGAGCCACAGCTACGACCACCGCGTAGTAGACGGCTCGCTCGGCGGCATGTTCGTGCGTAAAGTGGCCGACTACCTCGAGCAGTTCGACCCGAACACGGCTATTTAA
- a CDS encoding DUF4197 domain-containing protein, with protein sequence MTVFRTLAVACTLALLAPAAAQAQTTKTTTAKKTTTTKKTTPVKKTTPAKKTTTTTTTAKAAVTKVVAPVVVPLTADEATGGLREALTQAVGKAVAQAGETDGFNANADIRIPFPPEAELVAATLRKLRAGALVDNFEVALNRAAETAATQAKPIFLNAVQNLSLQDALSLATSRETDAATTLLYEKTATDLRTAFQPTVQQSLEKTGAIKLYAEMVARYNKIPLVTPLNPQLVPYATEKTVDGLFALMAAEEGRIRANPAAQGSALLKRVFGK encoded by the coding sequence ATGACCGTTTTCCGTACGCTCGCCGTGGCTTGCACGTTGGCGCTGTTGGCGCCTGCCGCCGCGCAGGCCCAAACCACCAAGACCACCACCGCCAAGAAAACCACGACCACCAAAAAGACCACCCCGGTCAAGAAAACGACCCCCGCCAAGAAAACCACCACCACCACAACCACCGCCAAAGCGGCCGTGACGAAAGTAGTAGCGCCCGTGGTGGTGCCCCTGACGGCCGACGAGGCCACCGGCGGCCTCCGCGAGGCCCTCACGCAGGCCGTGGGCAAAGCTGTGGCTCAGGCCGGCGAAACCGACGGCTTCAACGCCAACGCCGACATCCGGATTCCGTTTCCGCCCGAAGCCGAGCTGGTAGCCGCCACGCTGCGCAAGCTGCGGGCCGGCGCGCTAGTCGACAACTTCGAGGTGGCCCTGAACCGCGCCGCCGAAACGGCTGCCACCCAGGCCAAGCCCATCTTCCTGAATGCCGTGCAGAACCTGAGTCTGCAGGATGCCCTCTCGCTGGCCACCAGCCGCGAAACCGACGCCGCCACCACGCTGCTCTACGAAAAAACGGCTACTGATCTGCGCACGGCCTTCCAGCCTACCGTGCAGCAGTCGTTGGAGAAAACCGGCGCCATCAAGCTCTACGCCGAAATGGTGGCCCGCTACAACAAAATCCCGCTCGTGACGCCCCTCAACCCGCAGCTGGTGCCCTACGCCACCGAGAAAACCGTGGATGGCCTGTTTGCGCTGATGGCCGCCGAGGAAGGCCGCATCCGGGCCAACCCCGCCGCCCAGGGCAGCGCGCTGCTTAAGCGTGTGTTTGGGAAGTAA
- a CDS encoding Uma2 family endonuclease translates to MAAQPQVVPSSKPFVTPEEYLAAEREAEFKHEYYQGEVTAMSGASRAHNLLVSNLIRGLGNLLGDRCNVFPSDMRVHVPANGLYTYPDVSVVCGEEQYLDGAHLDTLLNPVVLLEVLSVSTARNDRGNKFLLYKSIPSLQHYVVVDSQRVKVYDYSRGPGEDWTIREYQGLGAVLLLPALALELPLQTIYRQLNLPE, encoded by the coding sequence ATGGCCGCGCAACCACAAGTCGTTCCTTCGTCCAAGCCGTTTGTCACGCCCGAAGAATACCTGGCAGCCGAGCGGGAAGCCGAGTTCAAGCACGAGTACTACCAGGGCGAAGTCACCGCCATGTCGGGCGCCAGCCGGGCGCACAATCTATTGGTTTCTAACCTGATTCGCGGGCTGGGCAACTTACTGGGCGACAGGTGCAACGTGTTTCCCAGCGACATGCGGGTGCACGTACCAGCCAACGGCCTCTACACCTACCCCGACGTGTCGGTGGTGTGCGGCGAAGAGCAGTACCTCGACGGCGCCCACTTGGATACTTTGCTCAACCCGGTGGTGCTGCTGGAGGTGCTGTCCGTGTCGACGGCCCGCAACGACCGGGGCAACAAGTTTCTGCTGTACAAGAGCATCCCCAGTTTGCAGCACTACGTGGTGGTAGACAGCCAGCGCGTGAAGGTGTACGACTACTCGCGGGGACCGGGCGAAGACTGGACCATCCGGGAGTACCAGGGGCTGGGGGCGGTGCTGCTGTTGCCGGCCCTGGCGCTGGAACTGCCGCTGCAAACCATCTACCGGCAGCTCAACCTGCCCGAATAA